One Triplophysa rosa linkage group LG9, Trosa_1v2, whole genome shotgun sequence genomic window carries:
- the washc2c gene encoding WASH complex subunit 2 isoform X1: protein MSNYMENGPSTHNGEPEQVWERPWTLEEMRKNSTSWSLAADSGLLHFLQDFSHRMLSKTHDIEKQLDGLIRDTKATDSCLHTVFNDFLMLSNTQFIENRVYDEEVEESAPKPETMEKQPEQEKTREQKEAELIPKVQEAVNYGLKVLESAFEQLDIKAGNSESEDEEALEKVEPILEAKDLYVDRPLPYLIGSQAFMDQEDVGLGDLSSDEMSIGSDRDSVIESEDEDADEQSDDDFDQDDEVHRHLKKKPSVVSYDDADEENEDDEDSDIFGGSDKDEDELRKDSGLPSFADELAARIKGETPSKQEADRTSMSSGPSVSQKKSKTKKDTKPQAEDDQDEMFKPPKMDDEEYSPFGGKGGLFSGGRGLFDDDEGDLFSDAPKTERAEREQTVTQTTEPNKTKKIPTGAVSIFPENSLFGTPNDSDFLESKDDKSPVRPKIQAAPKRSPAGGGLFDDDDDGDDFFTGKTLTKSTPAGKDNQMPKKTLDLFGEVDRSVFSGNSIAVLPQQDKRADGEEETRPPEKKPPAGAISMFGPGTKNILVEGLKKRKPSTSEESTKSEENVPPPEAAKSSPVLEASGKAQSKGLFSDDEDSQLFPNATKSKSKPTAQNKPSKAPLSIFDDEDEEDLFSSAPKSKSVQVKKQSLQPKKPVSSTLFSDDQDQWMSSKSSKESPEVKPGGMKSSVSAPSRLPSVKAPQKDGLFDKNEDDDLFAATKESSKKSSPRASLRFEDEDKEPLFGFKPPTNKASSESKASGAPSLFESTEDEILPSVASAKTADEKKPVESVPSSDNNTEIKKKPAGAVSLFGGIDILGSKQDTSKKRNNQEELSDGEDLYKEGPPPMDSKGAKTKKTALSLFDDDDDDEDENSGEILSSKTSKPAEKSTLMDHGSHIKSTGVFQDEELLFSHTQQRDNDPDVDLFSSSAKAASSAKPVAPMLFGEDEDDDDLFSSFKPKTAPKVAEKPIKPRKDEVNKPTLTSNKEPTSPLKPKKTSSRIGELKASLAVNPASLLPGAVPRIPGAVAAVPGLAPSSLPASARPADTILDHQTSSEGGVSFDSPVQVNTLENANKSRTKGAGRRRPQTRAARHLAAQEFEEAVGESQYEKSDMASSLPPLNPVSPRPSALTIPVAARNPDGAVRPKKLLDTEGDLFDSDDLFATASLTKPPPSSKHKTKPPEEGHKKAVKTEGVTSSKKDQTSSIFDSHGDDLFATVKQKPVQKAKPMSFLEDDDDDDIFGAGKSTEKSKMEISAAKPDIFQDEVEEHSKPQMKPKEVSLDASLFDDDIDIFADLTTTTKPKEKKAKKKVETKSIFDDDMDDIFSTATPKPTVKPPSKSKKNKDPSTAAETSHNIFDDPLNVFGGN from the exons ATGTCTAATTATATGGAGAATGGTCCCAGTACTCATAATGGGGAGCCTGAGCAGGTGTGGGAGAGACCCTGGACACTGGAAGAGATGAGGAAAAACAGCACAAGCTGGTCACTGGCAGCAGATTCAGGG TTACTACATTTCCTGCAAGACTTCTCTCATAGGATGTTGTCCAAGACTCATGACATTGAGAAGCAGTTGGACGGTCTTATTCGGGACACTAAAGCCACAGACAGCTGCCTACACACAGTGTTTAATGACTTTCTCATGCTGTCCAACACACAGTTCATTGAAAAC AGAGTTTATGATGAGGAGGTTGAAGAGTCCGCTCCAAAACCTGAAACCATGGAGAAACAGCCGGAGCAG GAGAAGACGAGAGAGCAGAAAGAGGCTGAACTTATTCCCAAAGTCCAGGAGGCGGTTAACTACGGTCTGAAGGTTCTGGAATCTGCTTTCGAGCAGCTTGACATTAAAGCAGGAAACTCCGAGTCTGAGGATGAGGAGGCACTGGAGAAAGTAGAGCCCATTTTGGAAGCAAAA GACCTGTATGTGGACAGGCCTTTGCCGTACTTGATTGGTTCTCAAGCATTTATGGATCAGGAGGATGTTGGCCTGGGAGATCTCTCCAGTGATG aaaTGTCTATTGGCAGTGACAGAGACAGTGTCATTGAGAGTGAGGATGAGGACGCTGATGAG CAGTCCGATGACGACTTTGACCAGGACGATGAAGTCCATCGCCACTTAAAGAAA AAACCGTCTGTTGTCAGTTATGATGATGCTGATGAAGAGAATGAAGACGATGAAGATTCAGACATATTTGGAGGGTCTGATAAAGATGAAGACGAGCTCAGAAAG gaCTCTGGCCTACCGTCATTTGCAGATGAACTAGCAGCCAGAATTAAGGGAGAGACTCCAAGCAAACAAGAGGCTGATCGCACAT CCATGTCATCGGGTCCATCCGTGTCTCAGAAGAAGAGTAAAACAAAGAAAGACACAAAACCTCAGG CGGAGGATGATCAGGATGAAATGTTCAAACCACCAAAAATGGACGATGAGGAGTATTCACCATTTGGAGGGAAGGGTGGGCTGTTTAGTGGAGGCAGAGGATTATTCGATGATGATGAG GGAGATCTGTTTTCTGATGCACCCAAAACAGAGCGTGCTGAGCGGGAACAGACTGTAACGCAAACAACAG AACCCAATAAAACTAAGAAAATCCCCACTGGTGCCGTTTCCATCTTTCCTG AAAACAGCCTGTTTGGTACACCAAACGATTCAGATTTTTTAGAGAGCAAAGATGATAAAAGCCCGGTGAGGCCCAAAATACAAGCAGCTCCAAAACGTTCCCCAGCTGGGGGTGGACTCTttgatgatgacgatgatggAGATGATTTCTTCACCGGGAAGACTCTTACAAAATCCACCCCTG CTGGAAAAGATAATCAAATGCCGAAAAAGACATTGGACTTGTTTGGGGAGGTTGATCGCTCTGTGTTTAGTGGGAATTCCATTGCAGTTCTTCCCCAGCAGGACAAAAGAGCAGATGGAGAGGAGGAAACCCGTCCTCCTGAGAAAAAG CCCCCTGCTGGTGCCATTTCAATGTTCGGGCCTGGCACAAAAAATATACTAGTGGAGGGTCTGAAGAAACGCAAGCCTTCAACCAGTGAGGAGTCCACCAAATCTGAAGAG AATGTACCTCCACCTGAAGCAGCCAAATCTTCACCTGTTCTGGAGGCATCAGGGAAGGCCCAAAGCAAGGGTTTATTTTCAGATGATGAAGACTCACAG TTGTTCCCAAATGCTACTAAAAGTAAATCAAAGCCCACAGCCCAGAATAAACCCAGTAAAGCTCCGCTCTCAATAtttgatgatgaagatgaagag GACCTTTTTTCATCAGCACCAAAGTCCAAGTCAGTTCAGGTCAAAAAACAGTCCCTACAACCCAAGAAACCTGTATCCAGCACCCTGTTTAGCGATGATCAG GATCAGTGGATGAGCTCAAAATCCAGCAAAGAAAGTCCAGAAGTAAAGCCGGGTGGAATGAAGTCTAGTGTTAGCGCCCCCTCCAGGCTACCCAGTGTCAAAGCTCCACAAAAAGATGGTCTGTTTGACAAGAATGAGGATGATGATCTGTTTGCAGCCACAAAGGAATCAAG TAAGAAGTCGTCTCCGAGAGCGTCTCTACGGTTTGAGGATGAAGACAAAGAACCGCTTTTTGGATTTAAACCACCAACGAACAAAGCTTCATCTGAATCTAAG GCATCGGGTGCTCCCTCTCTGTTTGAATCTACAGAAGACGAAATTTTGCCCAGCGTAGCATCTGCCAAGACAGCAGACGAGAAGAAGCCTGTGGAATCGGTTCCATCCTCTGATAACAACACTGAGATAAAGAAGAAGCCAGCAGGCGCAGTTAGTCTTTTTGGTGGAATTGACATTTTAGGAAGCAAGCAAGATACAAGCAAG AAACGGAATAATCAGGAAGAGCTCTCTGATGGCGAGGATCTATACAAGGAGGGTCCACCGCCAATGGACAGTAAGGGGGCCAAGACTAAAAAAACAGCTCTGAGTCTatttgatgatgatgacgatgatgaagatgagaatTCTGGTGAAATACTGTCTTCTAAAACCTCCAAACCAGCAGAAAAGAGTACACTAATG GATCATGGGTCCCATATCAAAAGCACAGGTGTGTTTCAAGATGAGGAGCTTCTGTTCAGTCACACTCAACAGAGGGACAATGATCCGGATGTGGATCTCTTCTCATCATCTGCTAAAGCAGCT AGCTCAGCAAAACCTGTCGCCCCAATGCTGTTTGGagaggatgaagatgatgatgatctcTTCAGTTCATTTAAACCTAAAACTGCTCCG AAAGTAGCAGAGAAGCCCATCAAGCCTAGAAAAGATGAAGTCAACAAACCAACACTTACATCAAACAAg GAGCCTACAAGCCCTCTAAAACCTAAAAAAACCTCCTCAAGGATTGGAGAACTTAAA GCTAGCTTAGCTGTCAACCCCGCCAGCCTTCTGCCAGGCGCTGTTCCACGGATTCCTGGAGCTGTCGCTGCAGTCCCTGGACTGGCACCCTCTTCCCTTCCTGCATCTGCCAGGCCTGCTGATACCATCCTTGATCATCAGACCTCCAGTGAGGGCGGTGTGAGCTTTGACTCGCCAGTTCAGGTCAACACGCTTGAGAATGCTAACAAG AGTCGCACTAAAGGTGCAGGGAGACGGCGACCTCAGACGAGAGCAGCAAGACATCTGGCAGCACAGGAGTTTGAAGAGGCAGTTGGGGAAAGCCAATATGAGAAATCAGACATGGCCTCTTCGCTCCCTCCATTAAACCCTGTTTCACCGCGACCTTCAGCACTCACTATACCTGTCGCAGCCAGGAACCCAGATGGAGCAGTCAGGCCGAAGAAACTTCTCGATACTGAAGGTGACCTATTTGATTCTGATGATCTCTTTGCCACCGCGTCCTTGACAAAGCCTCCTCCCTcctcaaaacacaaaacaaagcctCCCGAGGAAGGCCATAAGAAAGCGGTGAAGACAGAAGGCGTCACATCCTCAAAGAAGGACCAGACGTCATCTATTTTTGACAGTCATGGGGATGATCTTTTTGCCACGGTGAAACAGAAGCCTGTGCAGAAAGCCAAACCAATGTCCTTCCTAGAAgacgatgatgatgacgatATTTTTGGAGCAGGAAAAAGTACAGAAAAATCTAAAATGGAGATCAGCGCTGCGAAACCGGACATTTTTCAG GACGAAGTGGAAGAACATTCCAAACCCCAGATGAAACCTAAGGAAGTGTCTCTGGATGCAAGTCTGTTTGATGATGACATTGACATTTTTGCTGACTTAACTACCACCACAAAGCCAAAGGAGAAGAAAGCGAAGAAAAAAGTGGAGACAAAATCTATATTTGACGATGACATGG ATGACATTTTCTCAACTGCTACTCCGAAACCAACCGTAAAGCCACCCTCCAAGTCTAAGAAGAACAAGGATCCCAGCACGGCAGCAGAAACCAGCCATAATATTTTTGATGACCCCTTGAACGTGTTTGGGGGAAACTAA
- the washc2c gene encoding WASH complex subunit 2 isoform X3: protein MSNYMENGPSTHNGEPEQVWERPWTLEEMRKNSTSWSLAADSGLLHFLQDFSHRMLSKTHDIEKQLDGLIRDTKATDSCLHTVFNDFLMLSNTQFIENRVYDEEVEESAPKPETMEKQPEQEKTREQKEAELIPKVQEAVNYGLKVLESAFEQLDIKAGNSESEDEEALEKVEPILEAKDLYVDRPLPYLIGSQAFMDQEDVGLGDLSSDEMSIGSDRDSVIESEDEDADEQSDDDFDQDDEVHRHLKKKPSVVSYDDADEENEDDEDSDIFGGSDKDEDELRKDSGLPSFADELAARIKGETPSKQEADRTSMSSGPSVSQKKSKTKKDTKPQAEDDQDEMFKPPKMDDEEYSPFGGKGGLFSGGRGLFDDDEGDLFSDAPKTERAEREQTVTQTTEPNKTKKIPTGAVSIFPENSLFGTPNDSDFLESKDDKSPVRPKIQAAPKRSPAGGGLFDDDDDGDDFFTGKTLTKSTPAGKDNQMPKKTLDLFGEVDRSVFSGNSIAVLPQQDKRADGEEETRPPEKKPPAGAISMFGPGTKNILVEGLKKRKPSTSEESTKSEENVPPPEAAKSSPVLEASGKAQSKGLFSDDEDSQLFPNATKSKSKPTAQNKPSKAPLSIFDDEDEEDLFSSAPKSKSVQVKKQSLQPKKPVSSTLFSDDQDQWMSSKSSKESPEVKPGGMKSSVSAPSRLPSVKAPQKDGLFDKNEDDDLFAATKESSKKSSPRASLRFEDEDKEPLFGFKPPTNKASSESKASGAPSLFESTEDEILPSVASAKTADEKKPVESVPSSDNNTEIKKKPAGAVSLFGGIDILGSKQDTSKKRNNQEELSDGEDLYKEGPPPMDSKGAKTKKTALSLFDDDDDDEDENSGEILSSKTSKPAEKSTLMDHGSHIKSTGVFQDEELLFSHTQQRDNDPDVDLFSSSAKAASSAKPVAPMLFGEDEDDDDLFSSFKPKTAPKVAEKPIKPRKDEVNKPTLTSNKASLAVNPASLLPGAVPRIPGAVAAVPGLAPSSLPASARPADTILDHQTSSEGGVSFDSPVQVNTLENANKSRTKGAGRRRPQTRAARHLAAQEFEEAVGESQYEKSDMASSLPPLNPVSPRPSALTIPVAARNPDGAVRPKKLLDTEGDLFDSDDLFATASLTKPPPSSKHKTKPPEEGHKKAVKTEGVTSSKKDQTSSIFDSHGDDLFATVKQKPVQKAKPMSFLEDDDDDDIFGAGKSTEKSKMEISAAKPDIFQDEVEEHSKPQMKPKEVSLDASLFDDDIDIFADLTTTTKPKEKKAKKKVETKSIFDDDMDDIFSTATPKPTVKPPSKSKKNKDPSTAAETSHNIFDDPLNVFGGN, encoded by the exons ATGTCTAATTATATGGAGAATGGTCCCAGTACTCATAATGGGGAGCCTGAGCAGGTGTGGGAGAGACCCTGGACACTGGAAGAGATGAGGAAAAACAGCACAAGCTGGTCACTGGCAGCAGATTCAGGG TTACTACATTTCCTGCAAGACTTCTCTCATAGGATGTTGTCCAAGACTCATGACATTGAGAAGCAGTTGGACGGTCTTATTCGGGACACTAAAGCCACAGACAGCTGCCTACACACAGTGTTTAATGACTTTCTCATGCTGTCCAACACACAGTTCATTGAAAAC AGAGTTTATGATGAGGAGGTTGAAGAGTCCGCTCCAAAACCTGAAACCATGGAGAAACAGCCGGAGCAG GAGAAGACGAGAGAGCAGAAAGAGGCTGAACTTATTCCCAAAGTCCAGGAGGCGGTTAACTACGGTCTGAAGGTTCTGGAATCTGCTTTCGAGCAGCTTGACATTAAAGCAGGAAACTCCGAGTCTGAGGATGAGGAGGCACTGGAGAAAGTAGAGCCCATTTTGGAAGCAAAA GACCTGTATGTGGACAGGCCTTTGCCGTACTTGATTGGTTCTCAAGCATTTATGGATCAGGAGGATGTTGGCCTGGGAGATCTCTCCAGTGATG aaaTGTCTATTGGCAGTGACAGAGACAGTGTCATTGAGAGTGAGGATGAGGACGCTGATGAG CAGTCCGATGACGACTTTGACCAGGACGATGAAGTCCATCGCCACTTAAAGAAA AAACCGTCTGTTGTCAGTTATGATGATGCTGATGAAGAGAATGAAGACGATGAAGATTCAGACATATTTGGAGGGTCTGATAAAGATGAAGACGAGCTCAGAAAG gaCTCTGGCCTACCGTCATTTGCAGATGAACTAGCAGCCAGAATTAAGGGAGAGACTCCAAGCAAACAAGAGGCTGATCGCACAT CCATGTCATCGGGTCCATCCGTGTCTCAGAAGAAGAGTAAAACAAAGAAAGACACAAAACCTCAGG CGGAGGATGATCAGGATGAAATGTTCAAACCACCAAAAATGGACGATGAGGAGTATTCACCATTTGGAGGGAAGGGTGGGCTGTTTAGTGGAGGCAGAGGATTATTCGATGATGATGAG GGAGATCTGTTTTCTGATGCACCCAAAACAGAGCGTGCTGAGCGGGAACAGACTGTAACGCAAACAACAG AACCCAATAAAACTAAGAAAATCCCCACTGGTGCCGTTTCCATCTTTCCTG AAAACAGCCTGTTTGGTACACCAAACGATTCAGATTTTTTAGAGAGCAAAGATGATAAAAGCCCGGTGAGGCCCAAAATACAAGCAGCTCCAAAACGTTCCCCAGCTGGGGGTGGACTCTttgatgatgacgatgatggAGATGATTTCTTCACCGGGAAGACTCTTACAAAATCCACCCCTG CTGGAAAAGATAATCAAATGCCGAAAAAGACATTGGACTTGTTTGGGGAGGTTGATCGCTCTGTGTTTAGTGGGAATTCCATTGCAGTTCTTCCCCAGCAGGACAAAAGAGCAGATGGAGAGGAGGAAACCCGTCCTCCTGAGAAAAAG CCCCCTGCTGGTGCCATTTCAATGTTCGGGCCTGGCACAAAAAATATACTAGTGGAGGGTCTGAAGAAACGCAAGCCTTCAACCAGTGAGGAGTCCACCAAATCTGAAGAG AATGTACCTCCACCTGAAGCAGCCAAATCTTCACCTGTTCTGGAGGCATCAGGGAAGGCCCAAAGCAAGGGTTTATTTTCAGATGATGAAGACTCACAG TTGTTCCCAAATGCTACTAAAAGTAAATCAAAGCCCACAGCCCAGAATAAACCCAGTAAAGCTCCGCTCTCAATAtttgatgatgaagatgaagag GACCTTTTTTCATCAGCACCAAAGTCCAAGTCAGTTCAGGTCAAAAAACAGTCCCTACAACCCAAGAAACCTGTATCCAGCACCCTGTTTAGCGATGATCAG GATCAGTGGATGAGCTCAAAATCCAGCAAAGAAAGTCCAGAAGTAAAGCCGGGTGGAATGAAGTCTAGTGTTAGCGCCCCCTCCAGGCTACCCAGTGTCAAAGCTCCACAAAAAGATGGTCTGTTTGACAAGAATGAGGATGATGATCTGTTTGCAGCCACAAAGGAATCAAG TAAGAAGTCGTCTCCGAGAGCGTCTCTACGGTTTGAGGATGAAGACAAAGAACCGCTTTTTGGATTTAAACCACCAACGAACAAAGCTTCATCTGAATCTAAG GCATCGGGTGCTCCCTCTCTGTTTGAATCTACAGAAGACGAAATTTTGCCCAGCGTAGCATCTGCCAAGACAGCAGACGAGAAGAAGCCTGTGGAATCGGTTCCATCCTCTGATAACAACACTGAGATAAAGAAGAAGCCAGCAGGCGCAGTTAGTCTTTTTGGTGGAATTGACATTTTAGGAAGCAAGCAAGATACAAGCAAG AAACGGAATAATCAGGAAGAGCTCTCTGATGGCGAGGATCTATACAAGGAGGGTCCACCGCCAATGGACAGTAAGGGGGCCAAGACTAAAAAAACAGCTCTGAGTCTatttgatgatgatgacgatgatgaagatgagaatTCTGGTGAAATACTGTCTTCTAAAACCTCCAAACCAGCAGAAAAGAGTACACTAATG GATCATGGGTCCCATATCAAAAGCACAGGTGTGTTTCAAGATGAGGAGCTTCTGTTCAGTCACACTCAACAGAGGGACAATGATCCGGATGTGGATCTCTTCTCATCATCTGCTAAAGCAGCT AGCTCAGCAAAACCTGTCGCCCCAATGCTGTTTGGagaggatgaagatgatgatgatctcTTCAGTTCATTTAAACCTAAAACTGCTCCG AAAGTAGCAGAGAAGCCCATCAAGCCTAGAAAAGATGAAGTCAACAAACCAACACTTACATCAAACAAg GCTAGCTTAGCTGTCAACCCCGCCAGCCTTCTGCCAGGCGCTGTTCCACGGATTCCTGGAGCTGTCGCTGCAGTCCCTGGACTGGCACCCTCTTCCCTTCCTGCATCTGCCAGGCCTGCTGATACCATCCTTGATCATCAGACCTCCAGTGAGGGCGGTGTGAGCTTTGACTCGCCAGTTCAGGTCAACACGCTTGAGAATGCTAACAAG AGTCGCACTAAAGGTGCAGGGAGACGGCGACCTCAGACGAGAGCAGCAAGACATCTGGCAGCACAGGAGTTTGAAGAGGCAGTTGGGGAAAGCCAATATGAGAAATCAGACATGGCCTCTTCGCTCCCTCCATTAAACCCTGTTTCACCGCGACCTTCAGCACTCACTATACCTGTCGCAGCCAGGAACCCAGATGGAGCAGTCAGGCCGAAGAAACTTCTCGATACTGAAGGTGACCTATTTGATTCTGATGATCTCTTTGCCACCGCGTCCTTGACAAAGCCTCCTCCCTcctcaaaacacaaaacaaagcctCCCGAGGAAGGCCATAAGAAAGCGGTGAAGACAGAAGGCGTCACATCCTCAAAGAAGGACCAGACGTCATCTATTTTTGACAGTCATGGGGATGATCTTTTTGCCACGGTGAAACAGAAGCCTGTGCAGAAAGCCAAACCAATGTCCTTCCTAGAAgacgatgatgatgacgatATTTTTGGAGCAGGAAAAAGTACAGAAAAATCTAAAATGGAGATCAGCGCTGCGAAACCGGACATTTTTCAG GACGAAGTGGAAGAACATTCCAAACCCCAGATGAAACCTAAGGAAGTGTCTCTGGATGCAAGTCTGTTTGATGATGACATTGACATTTTTGCTGACTTAACTACCACCACAAAGCCAAAGGAGAAGAAAGCGAAGAAAAAAGTGGAGACAAAATCTATATTTGACGATGACATGG ATGACATTTTCTCAACTGCTACTCCGAAACCAACCGTAAAGCCACCCTCCAAGTCTAAGAAGAACAAGGATCCCAGCACGGCAGCAGAAACCAGCCATAATATTTTTGATGACCCCTTGAACGTGTTTGGGGGAAACTAA